From the Ctenopharyngodon idella isolate HZGC_01 chromosome 3, HZGC01, whole genome shotgun sequence genome, one window contains:
- the dxo gene encoding decapping and exoribonuclease protein isoform X1 produces MAQSYSRDHLHDSVSKRSRDPSSDYNSDKRHRASDEAQHRPAGTLSTRRQLYERNFPLYKQPVEVGFFSLDSHRNFFNDQRQLRYYVEPRKSPDFNLRDGYTTRFVKRDDGVKEKLDHMLKWILANRDKIQTRDQTSSSSCALGVDFVTWRGHLTKVLTTPYETQEGWMLAASKFRGTIYISEVETEAARVNRVTRSERQEEMMYWGYKFEQYTCADDVDGTPDPGGVVNTNEAFCTVVQTRLADHKLLFSGEVDCRVKDPDAPPAPGCYVELKTSAEICTPKQRSNFHRYKLLKWWAQSFLPGVPQIVAGFRDHDGIVVSIETFQTSKISHLIKNEFNCWKPTVCMNFCNDFLSFVKSVVKEDNPRLVYLFEWDPHRDVTYTVHRDSPFTFLPEWYVKDTRSQHSSHH; encoded by the exons ATGGCTCAAAGCTACAGCAGGGACCATCTTCATGACTCTGTTTCTAAACGATCTAGAGACCCCAGCAGTGATTATAACAGCGATAAACGACACAGAGCATCCGATGAAGCCCAGCACAGACCTGCTGGGACTCTGAGCACTCGCAGACAGCTGTATGAGAGAAATTTCCCACTGTACAAGCAGCCAGTGGAGGTGGGCTTCTTCTCGCTGGACTCTCACAGGAACTTCTTCAATGATCAAAGGCAGCTGCGATATTATGTTGAGCCCAGAAAAAGTCCAGATTTCAATTTAAGGGACGGATACACCACCCGCTTCGTAAAAAGAGATGACGGCGTGAAAGAGAAGCTTGATCACATGCTTAAGTGGATTCTGGCCAACAGAGACAAGATACAGACCAGAGACCAAACCTCATCCTCCAGCTG TGCTCTAGGTGTGGACTTTGTGACATGGAGAGGACACCTAACCAAAGTGCTGACCACCCCATACGAGACTCAGGAGGGGTGGATGCTGGCCGCGTCCAAGTTCAGAGGCACCATCTACATCAGTGAGGTGGAAACGGAGGCCGCCAGAGTGAATCGAGTGACCCGGTCAGAGCGGCAGGAGGAGATGATGTACTGGGGCTACAAGTTTGAGCAGTACACCTGCGCAG ATGATGTGGATGGCACTCCAGACCCGGGGGGCGTCGTGAACACCAATGAGGCGTTCTGTACGGTGGTTCAGACCCGTCTGGCCGACCATAAGCTGCTCTTCTCTGGGGAGGTGGACTGCCGCGTCAAAGACCCCGATGCTCCTCCGGCTCCGGGGTGTTATGTGGAGCTCAAGACCTCCGCAGAGATCTGCACCCCGAAACAACGAAGTAACTTCCACAG GTACAAGCTGCTGAAATGGTGGGCGCAGTCGTTTCTTCCTGGAGTGCCACAGATAGTCGCTGGATTTCGAGACCATGATGGGATAGTGGTGTCTATTGAGACCTTCCAAACCTCGAAAATATCACACCTGATCAAG AATGAGTTCAACTGCTGGAAACCAACAGTCTGTATGAATTTCTGCAACGATTTCTTGTCCTTTGTCAAATCAGTCGTCAAAGAGGACAACCCAAG ACTGGTGTACCTGTTCGAATGGGATCCACACAGAGATGTGACCTACACCGTCCACAGAGACTCTCCATTTACATTCTTACCAGAGTGGTACGTGAAGGACACGAGGAGCCAGCATTCATCTCACCACTGA
- the dxo gene encoding decapping and exoribonuclease protein isoform X2 gives MLKWILANRDKIQTRDQTSSSSCALGVDFVTWRGHLTKVLTTPYETQEGWMLAASKFRGTIYISEVETEAARVNRVTRSERQEEMMYWGYKFEQYTCADDVDGTPDPGGVVNTNEAFCTVVQTRLADHKLLFSGEVDCRVKDPDAPPAPGCYVELKTSAEICTPKQRSNFHRYKLLKWWAQSFLPGVPQIVAGFRDHDGIVVSIETFQTSKISHLIKNEFNCWKPTVCMNFCNDFLSFVKSVVKEDNPRLVYLFEWDPHRDVTYTVHRDSPFTFLPEWYVKDTRSQHSSHH, from the exons ATGCTTAAGTGGATTCTGGCCAACAGAGACAAGATACAGACCAGAGACCAAACCTCATCCTCCAGCTG TGCTCTAGGTGTGGACTTTGTGACATGGAGAGGACACCTAACCAAAGTGCTGACCACCCCATACGAGACTCAGGAGGGGTGGATGCTGGCCGCGTCCAAGTTCAGAGGCACCATCTACATCAGTGAGGTGGAAACGGAGGCCGCCAGAGTGAATCGAGTGACCCGGTCAGAGCGGCAGGAGGAGATGATGTACTGGGGCTACAAGTTTGAGCAGTACACCTGCGCAG ATGATGTGGATGGCACTCCAGACCCGGGGGGCGTCGTGAACACCAATGAGGCGTTCTGTACGGTGGTTCAGACCCGTCTGGCCGACCATAAGCTGCTCTTCTCTGGGGAGGTGGACTGCCGCGTCAAAGACCCCGATGCTCCTCCGGCTCCGGGGTGTTATGTGGAGCTCAAGACCTCCGCAGAGATCTGCACCCCGAAACAACGAAGTAACTTCCACAG GTACAAGCTGCTGAAATGGTGGGCGCAGTCGTTTCTTCCTGGAGTGCCACAGATAGTCGCTGGATTTCGAGACCATGATGGGATAGTGGTGTCTATTGAGACCTTCCAAACCTCGAAAATATCACACCTGATCAAG AATGAGTTCAACTGCTGGAAACCAACAGTCTGTATGAATTTCTGCAACGATTTCTTGTCCTTTGTCAAATCAGTCGTCAAAGAGGACAACCCAAG ACTGGTGTACCTGTTCGAATGGGATCCACACAGAGATGTGACCTACACCGTCCACAGAGACTCTCCATTTACATTCTTACCAGAGTGGTACGTGAAGGACACGAGGAGCCAGCATTCATCTCACCACTGA